The Paralichthys olivaceus isolate ysfri-2021 chromosome 2, ASM2471397v2, whole genome shotgun sequence genomic interval gagtgtgtgatcttccacaaatcagtctactgctttgttcatctgagcgttcaggagtttctggctgcagtctacatgttccactgttacaccGAGAAGAACTCAGAAGAACTCAAGAACTTCTAGGAAACATATGGGAACACAGACACCTTCTCCCTGGatgacctcctgaagagaaccatgctgaaatccctcaccagtaaaaatggtcatcttgatctgtttgttcgcttccttcacggcctcagtctggagtccaaccagagagtcttaggaggcctgctgggtcggacagagaacaatccagagatcatccagagaatcatcaacaacctgaagaagATGCAGAGTAATAAtatttctcctgacagaagcatcaacatcttccactgtctgactgagatgaacgaccactcagtacatcagcagatgcaacagttcctgacgtcagagaacaaatcagagaagaaactctctgagatccattgctcagctctggcctacatgctgcagatgtcagaggaggttc includes:
- the LOC109640276 gene encoding NLR family CARD domain-containing protein 3-like isoform X2; its protein translation is MLKSLTSKNGHLDLFVRFLHGLSLESNQRVLGGLLGRTENNPEIIQRIINNLKKMQSNNISPDRSINIFHCLTEMNDHSVHQQMQQFLTSENKSEKKLSEIHCSALAYMLQMSEEVLDELDLKKFNTSNQGRLRLIPAVRNFRKALLGGRELSEIHCEVVASALKSDPSHLRELDLSYNELQDSGVKLLCAGLESPTCRLETLRWR